One part of the Marinobacterium rhizophilum genome encodes these proteins:
- the fdxA gene encoding ferredoxin FdxA, which translates to MTFVVTENCIKCKYTDCVEVCPVDCFYEGPNFLVIHPDECIDCGLCEPECPADAILQDDDLSDEQQVYVELNADLAEIWPNISLKKAAPDDADDWNGKPDKLKLLER; encoded by the coding sequence ATGACTTTTGTCGTAACCGAGAACTGTATCAAGTGCAAATACACCGACTGCGTCGAGGTCTGCCCCGTCGACTGCTTTTACGAAGGCCCCAACTTTCTGGTGATACATCCGGATGAGTGCATCGACTGCGGGCTGTGCGAGCCCGAATGCCCCGCCGATGCGATTCTGCAGGATGACGACCTCAGCGATGAGCAGCAGGTCTATGTGGAGCTGAACGCGGATCTGGCGGAAATCTGGCCCAACATATCGCTCAAGAAAGCGGCACCGGACGATGCCGATGACTGGAACGGCAAGCCCGACAAGCTGAAACTGCTGGAGCGCTAA
- the ftsB gene encoding cell division protein FtsB: MFRWLIILLVVLVLALQYRLWFGEANLREVLALRQSISTQQQDNEKLLERNRQLEAEVQDLKKGLAALEERARSEMGMIREDETFIQLIEPRSGSAQ; this comes from the coding sequence TTGTTTCGTTGGCTCATTATCCTCCTGGTGGTACTGGTGCTCGCACTGCAGTACCGTCTCTGGTTTGGCGAAGCGAACCTGCGGGAAGTGCTGGCACTGCGCCAGTCCATCAGCACGCAGCAGCAGGATAACGAAAAGCTGCTGGAGCGAAACCGCCAGCTCGAGGCGGAAGTGCAGGACCTTAAAAAAGGTCTGGCGGCGCTGGAAGAGCGCGCCCGCAGCGAGATGGGCATGATCCGCGAGGATGAAACCTTTATTCAGCTGATTGAACCCCGTAGCGGATCCGCTCAATGA
- the eno gene encoding phosphopyruvate hydratase yields the protein MAQIADIRAREVLDSRGNPTVEADVILACGVIGSACAPSGASTGSREALELRDGDKSRYLGKGVLKAVAAINGPIREALLGQDPTDQRALDNIMLALDGTENKSKFGANAILAVSLAAAKAAATVKGLPLYAHIAELNGTAGQYSMPLPMMNILNGGEHADNNVDIQEFMVQPVSSPNFAEALRCGAEIFHALKAVLKARGLNTAVGDEGGFAPNLGSNEEALVVIQEAVSNAGYTLGKDVTLALDCAASEFYKNGEYNLAGEGKVFNSEGFSDYLAQLSETYPIVSIEDGLDESDWNGWAYLTRQIGDKVQLVGDDLFVTNTKILKEGIDKSIGNSILIKFNQIGSLSETLDAIKMAKDAGYSVVISHRSGETEDTTIADLAVGTAAGQIKTGSLCRSDRVSKYNRLLRIEEELAGAAPYKGLQEIKGQA from the coding sequence ATGGCACAGATTGCAGATATCAGGGCGCGTGAAGTTCTGGATTCACGCGGCAACCCCACGGTTGAAGCCGACGTTATCCTGGCCTGCGGTGTTATCGGCAGCGCCTGCGCGCCCTCCGGCGCCTCCACCGGTTCCCGTGAAGCGCTTGAACTGCGTGATGGTGACAAGTCCCGCTACCTGGGCAAGGGCGTGCTGAAGGCGGTGGCCGCCATCAACGGTCCGATCCGTGAAGCCCTGCTGGGCCAGGATCCCACCGATCAGCGCGCGCTGGACAACATCATGCTGGCGCTGGATGGCACCGAGAACAAGTCCAAATTTGGCGCCAACGCCATCCTGGCTGTGTCCCTGGCGGCGGCCAAGGCCGCTGCCACGGTGAAGGGCCTGCCGCTGTACGCTCATATCGCCGAACTGAACGGCACTGCCGGCCAGTACTCCATGCCCCTGCCGATGATGAACATCCTCAACGGCGGCGAACATGCAGACAACAACGTCGATATCCAGGAATTCATGGTGCAGCCGGTGAGCAGCCCGAATTTCGCCGAAGCCCTGCGTTGCGGCGCCGAAATCTTCCACGCCCTCAAGGCTGTGCTCAAGGCCCGCGGCCTGAACACCGCCGTGGGTGATGAAGGCGGCTTTGCACCGAACCTCGGCTCCAACGAGGAAGCCCTGGTGGTGATCCAGGAAGCGGTATCCAATGCCGGTTACACCCTGGGCAAGGATGTGACCCTGGCGCTGGATTGCGCCGCCTCCGAGTTTTACAAGAACGGCGAGTACAACCTGGCCGGCGAAGGCAAGGTCTTCAACTCCGAAGGCTTCAGCGACTACCTGGCGCAGCTGTCCGAGACTTACCCGATCGTCTCCATTGAAGACGGCCTGGATGAATCCGACTGGAACGGCTGGGCCTACCTGACCCGCCAGATCGGCGACAAGGTGCAGCTGGTGGGCGACGACCTGTTCGTCACCAACACCAAGATCCTGAAAGAAGGCATCGACAAGAGCATCGGCAACTCCATCCTGATCAAGTTCAACCAGATCGGCTCGCTGTCCGAAACCCTGGACGCGATCAAGATGGCCAAGGATGCCGGTTACAGCGTGGTGATTTCGCACCGCTCCGGTGAAACCGAAGACACCACCATCGCTGACCTTGCTGTCGGTACCGCCGCCGGCCAGATCAAGACCGGCTCGCTGTGCCGTTCCGACCGTGTCTCCAAGTACAACCGCCTGCTGCGCATCGAAGAAGAACTCGCCGGCGCCGCGCCCTACAAGGGTCTGCAGGAAATCAAGGGCCAGGCCTGA
- a CDS encoding peptidoglycan DD-metalloendopeptidase family protein, producing MAQGVVKRVLVLIVLFGLAACSGGYAPVAERSINSSNGNSNSRPLPESGTYTVRKGDTLYSIAWRYSLDYRELARLNNIDSRYLIYVGQTLRLQTKPTAVTKTSPVRPGLPLVVKPLAGKDVGAGTTAGNSSTAPASVKPPEPTLSVKAPIKPPAVPSDRLTWRWPAQGPLLNGFSSTATKGINIAGKAGDPVVAAGSGRVVYAGDGLRGYGILVIINHNQEFLSAYAHNSRVFVKENDMVNGGDKIAEVGSSGAARDMLHFEIRRDGQPVDPLRYLPKR from the coding sequence GTGGCGCAGGGGGTGGTAAAGCGCGTTCTTGTTCTGATTGTCCTGTTCGGGCTTGCGGCCTGTAGCGGCGGCTATGCGCCGGTGGCAGAGCGTTCCATCAATAGTAGCAACGGCAATAGCAACAGCCGCCCTTTGCCGGAGTCCGGTACCTATACGGTGCGCAAGGGGGATACCCTCTATTCCATCGCCTGGCGCTACAGCCTGGATTACCGGGAGCTGGCCCGCCTCAACAATATCGATTCCCGTTATCTCATCTATGTTGGGCAGACGCTGCGTTTGCAGACAAAGCCTACGGCTGTCACCAAAACGTCACCGGTGAGGCCTGGTCTGCCCCTGGTCGTCAAGCCTCTGGCGGGCAAGGACGTCGGCGCCGGCACGACCGCGGGCAACAGCAGCACAGCCCCCGCGTCCGTTAAACCGCCTGAGCCGACCCTGAGCGTGAAAGCACCGATAAAGCCGCCAGCGGTGCCTTCAGATCGCCTGACATGGCGCTGGCCGGCACAGGGCCCGCTGCTGAACGGCTTTTCGAGCACCGCAACCAAGGGCATCAATATCGCCGGCAAGGCGGGTGACCCGGTGGTTGCCGCGGGATCCGGACGGGTGGTCTATGCCGGCGATGGTTTGCGTGGCTACGGCATTCTGGTGATCATAAATCACAATCAGGAGTTCCTGAGTGCCTATGCGCATAACAGTCGCGTATTCGTCAAAGAAAATGATATGGTTAATGGCGGTGACAAAATAGCCGAGGTAGGTAGCAGCGGAGCTGCCAGGGATATGCTCCATTTTGAAATACGACGGGATGGACAGCCCGTAGATCCGTTGCGTTATCTGCCCAAGCGTTAA
- a CDS encoding protein-L-isoaspartate(D-aspartate) O-methyltransferase: protein MTSRRTRERLIQRLREQGIANEAVLDVIRDTPRHIFIDEALAHRAYEDTALPIGFNQTISQPYIVARMTELLLEDGPCEKVLEVGTGSGYQTAVLAPLVGHVYSLERIRPLQEKARKRMSLLKLHNAQLRHSDGGMGWPAQAPFDGILVTAAPESVPDELLAQLAVGGRLVIPVGGSGGQKLKRIRRTGETQFETQELLAVKFVPLVSGTIR from the coding sequence ATGACCTCCAGGCGGACCCGCGAACGCCTGATCCAGCGCCTGCGCGAGCAGGGCATTGCCAACGAGGCGGTGCTGGATGTTATTCGGGACACGCCGCGGCACATTTTTATCGATGAAGCCCTGGCGCACCGTGCTTATGAAGATACGGCGCTGCCCATTGGTTTCAACCAGACGATTTCCCAGCCCTATATAGTGGCGCGCATGACCGAGCTGCTGCTCGAGGATGGTCCCTGTGAAAAGGTGCTGGAAGTGGGCACGGGTTCGGGCTACCAGACGGCGGTGCTGGCGCCGCTGGTGGGGCATGTTTACAGCCTGGAGCGGATCCGGCCCTTGCAGGAAAAAGCCCGCAAGCGCATGAGCCTGCTGAAACTGCACAATGCCCAGCTGCGTCACAGTGACGGCGGCATGGGCTGGCCGGCCCAGGCGCCTTTCGATGGCATTCTGGTTACGGCGGCGCCGGAAAGCGTTCCCGATGAGCTGCTTGCGCAGCTGGCTGTCGGTGGCCGGCTGGTTATTCCGGTCGGGGGGAGTGGCGGGCAGAAGCTAAAACGCATCCGCCGCACCGGCGAGACCCAGTTTGAAACTCAGGAATTGCTGGCGGTGAAATTCGTTCCCCTGGTAAGTGGCACTATTCGTTAA
- the mutS gene encoding DNA mismatch repair protein MutS, translated as MSIQPGNLDQHTPMMQQYLRLKADHPDQLLFYRMGDFYELFHDDARKASELLGISLTARGKSGGNPIPMAGIPFHAADGYIAKIVRAGESVAICEQVGDPATTKGPVERKVMRIVTPGTLTDESLLDEHRDNLIVALEQRESEIGLAILDMSAGRFSLMQVGDDNSLQAELERLKPAEVLYNEESPLATLLEKRPGQRPQAAWNFELDTAERLLCQQFNTHDLSGFGCDHLPVALAAAGCLLQYARDTQRGALPHIRRIQVEQQNDSVLLDAATRRNLEIDLNLAGGRENTLAAVMDQARTPMGSRMLRRWLNRPLRCRNTLLARQQSIQWLQQDYRYEDIGPQLKQIGDIERILSRIALRSARPRDLERLKHALAMLPGLQQQIRTDDCVHITELGLQISEFPQLAELLQGAIIDNPPVVIRDGGVIAEGYDSELDELRAISENAGDYLVQIETREREATGISTLKVGYNRVHGYFIETSKAQAKDVPVDYIRRQTLKNAERFITPELKEFEDKALSAKSRALAREKGLYEELIETLAAQLAPLQDSAAAIAELDVLTNLAERALSLNFCAPQLVEEPGLHIEGGRHPVVEAVMDDPFVANDLQLNPERRMLIITGPNMGGKSTYMRQAALITLLAHIGSYVPAVSARIGIVDRIFTRMGSSDDLAGGRSTFMVEMTETANILHNATHQSLVLMDEVGRGTSTFDGLSLAWACARHLAGEVKALTLFATHYFELTSMPEQSAGVFNVHLTAVEHNDHIVFMHEVREGPASQSYGLQVAQLAGIPRKVIAQARNTLISLEKDSHQLQQRQTHKNAPVQNDMFAAPAPNPAVERLQTLNPDDLSPREALEMLYQLRTLAGA; from the coding sequence ATGAGCATTCAGCCCGGCAATCTCGATCAGCACACACCCATGATGCAGCAGTACCTTCGCCTGAAGGCCGATCATCCCGACCAGCTGCTGTTTTACCGTATGGGCGATTTTTACGAGCTGTTCCACGATGATGCCCGCAAAGCATCGGAGTTGCTGGGCATTTCCCTGACCGCCCGGGGCAAGTCCGGCGGCAATCCAATTCCCATGGCGGGTATTCCGTTCCACGCCGCCGACGGCTATATCGCCAAGATCGTGCGGGCCGGCGAGTCGGTGGCCATCTGCGAACAGGTCGGGGACCCGGCCACCACCAAGGGGCCGGTGGAGCGCAAGGTCATGCGCATCGTCACCCCAGGCACCCTGACCGACGAATCGCTGCTGGACGAGCACCGGGATAACCTGATCGTGGCGCTGGAGCAGCGCGAATCCGAGATTGGCCTTGCAATTCTGGACATGAGCGCGGGACGCTTCAGCCTGATGCAGGTCGGCGATGACAACAGCCTGCAGGCGGAGCTCGAGCGCCTCAAGCCCGCCGAGGTGCTGTATAACGAAGAGAGCCCGCTGGCGACCCTGCTGGAAAAGCGCCCCGGCCAGCGCCCCCAGGCTGCGTGGAATTTTGAACTGGATACGGCCGAGCGCCTGCTGTGCCAGCAGTTCAACACCCATGACCTGTCCGGCTTCGGCTGCGACCACCTGCCGGTCGCCCTGGCCGCCGCGGGCTGCCTGCTGCAATACGCCCGCGACACCCAGCGCGGTGCCCTGCCCCATATCCGTCGTATCCAGGTGGAGCAGCAAAACGACAGCGTGCTGCTGGACGCCGCCACAAGGCGCAATCTCGAGATCGACCTGAACCTGGCGGGCGGACGCGAGAACACCCTGGCGGCGGTTATGGATCAGGCTCGCACCCCCATGGGCAGCCGCATGCTGCGACGCTGGCTGAATCGTCCGCTGCGCTGTCGCAACACCCTGCTGGCGCGCCAGCAATCCATCCAGTGGTTGCAACAGGATTACCGTTACGAGGATATAGGCCCGCAGCTCAAGCAGATTGGCGATATCGAACGCATCCTGTCACGCATCGCCCTGCGCTCGGCCCGCCCGCGGGACCTGGAGCGGCTCAAGCACGCCCTGGCCATGCTGCCGGGCCTGCAACAGCAAATCCGCACCGACGACTGTGTCCACATCACGGAGCTGGGGCTGCAGATCAGCGAATTCCCGCAGCTGGCCGAGCTGCTGCAAGGTGCCATCATCGACAACCCTCCGGTGGTGATCCGTGACGGCGGCGTCATCGCCGAAGGCTACGACAGCGAGCTGGATGAACTGCGTGCCATCAGCGAGAACGCCGGCGACTACCTGGTACAGATCGAGACCCGGGAGCGGGAAGCCACCGGTATCAGCACGCTCAAGGTCGGCTACAACCGGGTACACGGCTACTTTATCGAAACGTCCAAGGCCCAGGCCAAGGATGTGCCGGTGGACTATATCCGCCGCCAGACCCTGAAAAACGCCGAACGCTTTATCACCCCGGAGCTCAAAGAGTTCGAGGACAAGGCCCTGAGCGCCAAGAGCCGTGCGCTGGCGCGGGAAAAGGGACTTTACGAGGAATTGATCGAAACCCTGGCCGCACAGCTGGCCCCGCTGCAGGACTCGGCCGCCGCCATTGCCGAACTCGATGTACTGACCAACCTGGCCGAGCGTGCCCTGAGCCTGAACTTCTGCGCGCCGCAACTGGTGGAAGAGCCGGGTCTGCACATTGAAGGTGGCCGCCACCCGGTGGTGGAAGCGGTAATGGACGATCCTTTCGTCGCCAACGACCTGCAGCTGAATCCCGAACGCCGCATGCTGATCATCACCGGCCCCAACATGGGCGGTAAATCCACCTATATGCGCCAGGCTGCACTGATCACGCTACTGGCCCATATCGGCAGCTATGTGCCGGCGGTATCGGCGCGCATCGGCATCGTCGATCGCATCTTTACCCGCATGGGCTCCTCGGATGACCTGGCGGGCGGGCGCTCCACCTTTATGGTCGAGATGACCGAAACGGCCAACATTCTACACAATGCCACACACCAGAGCCTGGTGCTGATGGACGAAGTGGGCCGGGGCACCAGCACCTTCGATGGCCTCTCGCTGGCCTGGGCCTGCGCGCGCCACCTGGCCGGCGAAGTCAAGGCCCTGACGCTGTTTGCGACCCACTACTTCGAACTCACCAGCATGCCGGAACAGTCTGCCGGGGTGTTCAACGTGCACCTGACCGCGGTGGAACACAACGACCATATCGTCTTCATGCACGAGGTGCGCGAAGGCCCGGCCAGCCAGAGTTACGGCCTGCAGGTGGCGCAGCTGGCGGGCATCCCGCGCAAGGTGATTGCACAGGCACGCAATACCCTGATCAGCCTGGAAAAGGACTCACACCAGCTGCAGCAGCGCCAGACCCACAAGAACGCCCCGGTTCAGAACGACATGTTCGCAGCGCCAGCACCCAACCCCGCTGTCGAGCGCCTGCAGACCCTGAATCCGGACGACCTCAGCCCGCGCGAGGCCCTGGAAATGCTCTACCAGCTCAGGACCCTCGCCGGCGCCTGA
- the rpoS gene encoding RNA polymerase sigma factor RpoS: MENVNNKDYDVPEDVFERGFESDDSSDDDADTNDTQVSADSGDDKEPEFLNSGRGRGSLAHKDLMNAKSLDATQLYLNEIGFSPLLTAEEEVYFSRLALKGCEKSRKRMIESNLRLVVKIARRYLNRGLSLLDLIEEGNLGLIRAVEKFDPERGFRFSTYATWWIRQTIERAIMNQTRTIRLPIHVVKELNVYLRVARELAQKLDHEPSAEEIAAKVDKPVETVERMLGLNERISSVDIPVGKDYDKSLLDTIPDQENSDPASLLQSTNISGNLEKWLNALPDKHAEVLSRRFGLRGYEMSTLEEVGSEIGLTRERVRQIQVEALRKLREIVEKNGLTGEDLLK; encoded by the coding sequence ATGGAAAACGTTAATAACAAGGATTATGACGTGCCTGAAGACGTTTTTGAGCGGGGTTTTGAAAGCGACGATTCCAGCGACGACGACGCGGATACCAATGACACCCAGGTGTCGGCGGATAGCGGTGACGACAAGGAACCCGAATTTCTGAACAGTGGGCGCGGGCGTGGAAGTCTCGCACACAAGGACCTGATGAATGCCAAGTCGCTGGATGCGACTCAGCTGTATCTCAATGAAATCGGCTTCTCGCCACTTTTGACGGCGGAGGAAGAGGTCTACTTTTCCCGTCTTGCGCTCAAGGGGTGTGAAAAATCCCGCAAGCGCATGATCGAAAGTAACCTGCGGCTGGTGGTCAAGATCGCCCGGCGTTATCTGAACCGTGGCCTCTCCTTGCTGGATCTGATTGAGGAAGGCAACCTAGGGCTGATCCGGGCGGTGGAAAAGTTCGATCCCGAGCGCGGCTTCCGCTTTTCGACCTATGCGACCTGGTGGATTCGTCAGACCATCGAGCGCGCCATCATGAACCAGACGCGTACCATCCGTCTGCCCATTCATGTGGTCAAGGAGCTCAATGTTTATCTGCGGGTGGCACGGGAGCTCGCCCAGAAGCTGGATCACGAGCCCTCGGCGGAGGAAATTGCCGCCAAGGTCGACAAGCCGGTCGAAACCGTGGAACGGATGCTTGGCCTCAACGAGCGCATCAGCTCCGTCGATATCCCGGTAGGTAAGGATTACGACAAGTCCTTGCTCGATACCATTCCCGACCAGGAAAACTCGGACCCTGCGAGCCTGCTGCAGAGCACCAATATCAGCGGCAACCTCGAGAAGTGGCTCAATGCACTGCCCGACAAGCATGCGGAAGTGCTGTCGCGTCGCTTCGGCCTGCGCGGCTACGAAATGAGTACGCTGGAAGAGGTGGGTAGCGAAATTGGTCTGACCCGCGAACGCGTGCGGCAGATACAGGTCGAGGCGCTGCGCAAGCTGCGCGAGATCGTCGAGAAGAACGGCCTGACCGGTGAGGACCTGCTGAAATAA
- the truD gene encoding tRNA pseudouridine(13) synthase TruD yields MTPDILQFPTDFTWLHGEPAISAEIRHEHADFQVFEQLGFEPEGEGEHVFLYIRKNGENTDWVARQLAGFCQVSPREVSYSGKKDRHAITEQWFCIRLGVHRNMTWSLFGGDSVEVLKAVRHPRKLRLGVHRGNRFRLRLREVSDMDALERRFALLAEGVPNYFGEQRFGFGFGNIHKGVALIRGELKERQRHKKGLYLSAVRSWLFNHLLSQRIAEQRWASIMPGDVLMLDGSHSCFTAETGLDELARRLGTGDLDLTGPMPGSAGRLLAGQAEAWETETLAGWQSLIDDLAQLGLRSERRSLRLRPQGLAMQRESDRQCWLEFELPSGAFATSVLRELCHFRVARPATGPNTDD; encoded by the coding sequence ATGACCCCCGATATATTGCAGTTTCCCACCGACTTTACCTGGCTCCACGGCGAGCCGGCCATCAGTGCCGAGATACGGCACGAACACGCAGATTTTCAGGTCTTCGAGCAACTGGGTTTCGAACCCGAAGGTGAAGGCGAGCATGTTTTTCTGTATATCCGCAAGAATGGCGAAAATACCGACTGGGTTGCGCGCCAGCTGGCCGGTTTCTGCCAGGTCTCGCCGCGTGAAGTCAGTTATTCCGGCAAGAAGGATCGTCACGCCATTACCGAGCAATGGTTCTGCATCCGGCTGGGTGTGCACCGCAACATGACCTGGAGCCTGTTCGGCGGCGACAGTGTTGAAGTGCTCAAGGCCGTGCGCCATCCGCGCAAGTTGCGCCTGGGTGTGCACCGCGGCAATCGCTTTCGCCTGCGTTTGCGCGAGGTGAGCGATATGGATGCGCTGGAGCGACGCTTTGCGCTGCTGGCCGAGGGTGTGCCGAACTACTTTGGTGAGCAGCGCTTCGGCTTTGGTTTTGGCAATATCCACAAGGGTGTGGCGCTTATTCGAGGTGAATTGAAGGAGCGTCAGCGCCACAAGAAAGGCCTCTACCTGTCGGCAGTTCGCTCCTGGCTGTTCAACCACCTGCTGAGCCAGCGTATTGCCGAACAGCGTTGGGCGAGCATCATGCCCGGCGATGTGCTGATGCTGGATGGAAGTCACAGCTGCTTCACTGCCGAAACCGGGCTTGATGAGCTGGCGCGGCGCCTGGGTACTGGCGATCTGGATCTGACCGGTCCGATGCCTGGCAGCGCCGGGCGTCTGCTGGCTGGTCAGGCCGAGGCCTGGGAGACCGAAACCCTGGCTGGCTGGCAGTCGCTGATTGATGATCTGGCCCAGCTTGGGCTGCGCTCGGAGCGTCGCAGTTTGCGGCTGCGGCCACAGGGACTTGCGATGCAACGCGAATCTGACCGACAATGCTGGCTTGAATTTGAGCTTCCGTCCGGTGCTTTTGCCACCAGTGTGTTACGGGAGCTGTGCCATTTTCGTGTAGCCCGCCCCGCGACAGGCCCGAATACTGATGATTAA
- a CDS encoding DUF368 domain-containing protein, producing the protein MKQSRNGFQYLLLAVKGMLMGAADAVPGVSGGTIAFITGIYEELIHSLRSFDIAALRLLFTQGPMAAWRHVNGTFLLVLLGGILLSLLSLSHLVLFLLETQAPLLWSFFFGLIVASMWSLCRTVPEWHSSVLVAFATGAVVAYAITQVTPSALEATSLFVFFSGMIAICAMILPGISGSFILLLLGMYTPIMLAIQGLEFATLGLFGAGCALGLLAFSRVLDWAFCHHRATTLALLGGFMLGSLGKVWPWKYTTAYAINRHGGEVPLVQENVMPDSFRMLTGQDPSLAAALGLMLLGVVLVVLMDRIGRANRL; encoded by the coding sequence ATGAAGCAGTCGCGTAATGGGTTCCAATACCTGTTGCTGGCCGTAAAGGGAATGTTGATGGGAGCGGCTGATGCCGTTCCGGGTGTATCCGGCGGGACCATCGCCTTCATTACCGGTATTTACGAAGAACTTATCCACTCACTGCGCAGCTTTGACATTGCGGCGTTGCGCCTGCTGTTCACCCAGGGGCCGATGGCGGCCTGGCGGCATGTAAACGGCACCTTTTTGCTGGTGCTGCTCGGCGGTATTCTGCTGAGTCTGCTGAGCCTGTCGCACCTGGTGTTGTTCCTGCTGGAGACCCAGGCACCGTTGCTCTGGTCCTTCTTCTTTGGCCTGATCGTCGCATCGATGTGGAGCCTGTGCCGCACGGTGCCCGAGTGGCACAGCAGCGTACTGGTGGCTTTTGCGACAGGCGCCGTTGTCGCCTATGCCATTACCCAGGTGACGCCTTCCGCGCTTGAGGCCACTTCACTGTTCGTGTTTTTCAGCGGCATGATCGCGATCTGCGCCATGATCTTGCCGGGCATTTCCGGCAGTTTCATTCTGCTGCTACTGGGGATGTATACCCCCATCATGCTGGCCATTCAGGGGCTGGAGTTCGCCACGCTGGGGCTGTTTGGCGCCGGTTGCGCCCTTGGCCTGCTGGCGTTTTCCCGCGTGCTGGACTGGGCCTTTTGCCATCACCGGGCGACCACCCTGGCGTTGCTGGGGGGCTTTATGCTGGGGTCACTGGGCAAGGTATGGCCCTGGAAATATACCACGGCCTATGCAATCAACCGCCACGGCGGTGAAGTGCCGCTGGTGCAGGAAAATGTCATGCCCGACAGCTTCCGCATGCTGACCGGGCAGGATCCGTCGCTGGCTGCTGCGCTGGGCCTGATGCTGCTGGGCGTCGTGCTGGTGGTGCTGATGGATCGAATTGGCCGGGCAAACCGGCTGTGA
- a CDS encoding DUF547 domain-containing protein, with the protein MYKALFLLLLSLFTTQYSAASFDHSDWDRLLKTHVLELQNGRATQLDYTAVTQQRPQLSAYLARLSDVQQPQFDAWTKDDQLAFLINAYNAWTVELILGAYPDLASIKELGSLFQSPWKKAFVPLLGEQRSLDNIEHDLIRGSRRYRDPRIHFAVNCASIGCPALRAEAYSGSALEQQLEQQTRLFLQDRSRNRSTGQRLELSSIFKWYAEDFSAGWRGAESLEQFLTLYADALGLNETQLQHLRAGNTDIDFLDYDWNLNDIQR; encoded by the coding sequence ATGTACAAAGCGCTGTTTTTATTGCTCCTGAGCCTGTTTACGACGCAGTACAGCGCCGCCAGTTTCGATCACAGTGACTGGGATCGGCTGCTCAAAACCCATGTGCTCGAACTGCAGAACGGGCGCGCCACGCAGCTCGACTACACGGCCGTGACACAGCAGCGGCCACAGCTTTCTGCTTACCTGGCACGCCTGTCGGATGTGCAGCAACCACAGTTTGACGCCTGGACCAAAGATGATCAGCTGGCCTTTCTGATCAATGCCTACAACGCCTGGACGGTCGAACTGATACTCGGTGCCTATCCCGACCTGGCGTCGATCAAGGAACTGGGCAGTCTGTTTCAGTCGCCCTGGAAAAAGGCCTTTGTGCCCTTACTCGGCGAGCAGCGGTCGCTGGACAACATTGAGCACGACCTTATTCGCGGCTCCCGCCGCTATCGGGACCCGCGCATTCACTTTGCCGTCAACTGCGCCAGCATCGGTTGCCCTGCGCTCAGAGCCGAAGCCTACAGTGGCAGCGCGCTAGAGCAGCAACTGGAACAGCAGACACGGCTGTTTTTACAGGACAGGAGTCGCAACCGCAGCACAGGACAGCGACTAGAGCTGTCGTCCATCTTCAAATGGTACGCAGAAGACTTTAGCGCCGGCTGGCGTGGTGCTGAATCCCTGGAGCAATTCCTGACACTCTATGCCGATGCACTGGGCTTGAACGAAACCCAGCTTCAGCACCTGCGCGCAGGTAACACCGATATCGACTTTCTGGACTACGACTGGAACCTGAACGATATTCAGCGCTGA
- the surE gene encoding 5'/3'-nucleotidase SurE has product MIKVLISNDDGVYAPGLAALAEALAKVAEIQVIAPDRNRSGASNSLTLDRPLEAHHHHNGFISLNGTPTDCVHMGVCGIFGMVPDLVVSGINAGSNLGDDVLYSGTVAAATEGRSMSLPPIAVSLAGHQPEHYATAAEVVANLVRDIQDLNLAPRTVLNVNVPDLAMGEIKGVHVTRLGHREMASGPVASVDPRGCTRYWVAGAGQVADREPGTDFYAVEQGFVSITPIQIDMTQYAGMDALASWLEESQ; this is encoded by the coding sequence ATGATTAAAGTACTGATATCCAATGATGACGGGGTTTATGCCCCAGGCCTTGCCGCCCTGGCCGAAGCCCTTGCCAAGGTTGCCGAGATCCAGGTGATTGCACCGGATCGCAACCGCAGTGGTGCCAGCAACTCCCTTACCCTGGATCGCCCGCTGGAAGCCCACCACCACCACAACGGTTTTATCAGCCTCAATGGCACGCCGACCGACTGTGTGCATATGGGTGTGTGCGGGATTTTCGGCATGGTGCCGGACCTGGTGGTGTCCGGTATCAATGCCGGTTCCAACCTCGGTGATGATGTGCTCTATTCCGGTACCGTTGCGGCGGCCACCGAAGGGCGATCGATGTCGCTGCCGCCCATAGCGGTGTCCCTGGCCGGGCACCAGCCGGAGCATTACGCCACCGCAGCCGAGGTGGTCGCCAACCTGGTGCGTGACATCCAGGATCTGAACCTGGCGCCGCGCACGGTACTGAATGTCAATGTGCCGGACCTGGCCATGGGCGAGATCAAGGGTGTGCACGTGACGCGCCTGGGTCACCGTGAAATGGCCAGCGGTCCTGTGGCATCGGTTGACCCGCGTGGTTGTACCCGTTACTGGGTTGCGGGCGCGGGTCAGGTTGCGGATCGCGAGCCTGGCACAGACTTCTATGCCGTTGAGCAGGGCTTTGTTTCCATTACCCCGATTCAGATCGACATGACTCAGTATGCCGGCATGGATGCCCTGGCCAGCTGGTTAGAGGAGTCGCAGTGA